A window of Lacibacter sediminis contains these coding sequences:
- a CDS encoding glycosyltransferase family 39 protein has product MSSNTQTKRIAYIFIGIAYGFFLYLIYRNSGIITGNEAEKYILASQKLVNGDIAYSFHHHFFYSSYIVFITPFMAVGGTIAVVIAQALLNIIAAICINKSTDLIIPNNKMSFIGGLIFLFSYPVQYWTLTLFSDNFFVTLICITLYYTLKKNKTNPQLLFWIFLLTVQLFTRPPGIFLTIAFFCYYLYESKIMKGSKALLTALILLLILFVVLFNVPVENKGYIKPIAAGSIIVDKPDYNVPGFTGNEKSTLNEAYVFLFQQHGVPYFISLYAKKFVSFFTLTRSYYSSINNGVLTLYYCFYVLALAGLVLIRRQKAISILFLSSIFLLANLTALTYNEWHYRFTLAIFPFIFILTAIALNSVLTALWRKFKPN; this is encoded by the coding sequence ATGAGCAGCAATACCCAAACAAAAAGAATAGCTTACATTTTCATTGGAATAGCTTACGGCTTTTTTCTTTACCTTATTTATCGAAACTCGGGTATTATTACCGGCAACGAAGCCGAAAAATATATTCTGGCTTCTCAGAAATTAGTAAACGGCGATATTGCATATAGTTTTCACCATCATTTTTTTTACAGCAGTTATATCGTTTTTATCACTCCTTTCATGGCAGTTGGTGGAACAATTGCAGTTGTTATTGCACAGGCGCTCTTAAATATTATTGCAGCAATATGCATAAATAAATCTACCGACCTTATTATACCAAACAACAAGATGTCATTTATCGGCGGTTTAATTTTCTTATTCAGCTATCCTGTACAATACTGGACCCTCACTCTTTTCAGCGACAACTTTTTTGTAACGCTTATTTGCATTACCCTTTATTATACACTTAAGAAAAACAAGACCAATCCACAGTTGCTGTTTTGGATATTTCTCTTGACTGTTCAGCTATTTACCCGTCCGCCAGGAATTTTCCTGACCATTGCTTTTTTCTGCTACTATCTTTATGAGAGTAAAATAATGAAAGGTTCAAAAGCATTACTGACAGCATTAATTTTGCTATTAATCCTGTTTGTAGTTCTTTTTAATGTGCCTGTTGAAAACAAAGGCTATATTAAACCTATTGCAGCAGGAAGTATAATTGTTGATAAACCTGACTATAATGTTCCCGGCTTTACCGGTAATGAAAAAAGCACACTCAACGAAGCCTATGTTTTCTTATTTCAACAGCATGGAGTCCCGTATTTCATAAGTCTTTATGCAAAAAAGTTTGTTTCCTTTTTTACACTCACACGGTCATATTATTCTAGCATTAACAACGGCGTGCTAACTTTATATTACTGCTTTTACGTTCTTGCGCTGGCGGGTCTGGTTTTGATCAGAAGACAGAAAGCAATATCTATACTTTTTCTTTCGTCGATTTTTTTATTGGCGAACCTTACGGCACTAACTTACAACGAATGGCATTACAGGTTTACTTTGGCAATTTTCCCTTTTATATTTATCTTAACTGCCATTGCACTAAACTCCGTGCTTACAGCCCTGTGGAGAAAATTTAAACCTAATTAG
- a CDS encoding YfhO family protein: MGEAIHSNQLPLWNPYISFGLPFYGDMSASYWSPLTWLIAATSGYNPYTLTIEVLLYLLLSGIGMYYLSGCFAKNKYIRLIAAISYMCNGYIVGHLQHINWLSGAAYLPFCLWSLEKLHSERSLKWLLLSSLFFYLLLSSSHPGISIGAIYFFAAYIISKLLTDFKQHGLKELLKSVKLNLLFAGCLLLLSAGLIIGYADIIPYFDRNQAVDLSLSLNQNTDLKSWISGLLPFATTGDDIFFRSDPAFRNIYFGLILFVLFIASLFNKKSKKQVFFLVAGSFFLLLSLGGLIKLFTSKFIPLLGHVRVNAEFRIFAILCFTSAAVIFFNSLLEEKDYYQKKLKTVIVSVIAVLSFLFLYGFINLLMGKESALQYISTAQGIFFNRDVIKEMLDAVSIYDALLIQSIIQITLLLLLLNALRKNQMKRIFLIAATDIILATLLNLPFTGVGRVSVSTVSAILKKSPPGIPTPSLQPVRYNDTLPLNEVRLIGVWSFYSKQPGSAKADLYPVKLINNYSYYLQAAKDTTLRITDMPFVYISDSIQVKKPKKIKALTQENIVSYKTGELHLKLIADSACYIVLLQNYYPHWYYKINGQTYPVLQAGINFIGIPLEKGENDVRIFFNPIRIKTALLFSSIVFILYILVLFIPRLRKASLLKQQE; the protein is encoded by the coding sequence GCTCATTGCTGCCACCTCCGGTTATAATCCATACACTTTAACTATAGAAGTTCTGCTTTATCTTCTGTTGAGTGGAATTGGCATGTACTATCTGAGCGGGTGTTTCGCAAAAAATAAATACATACGATTAATTGCGGCAATATCTTATATGTGCAACGGCTACATTGTAGGACATCTGCAACATATAAACTGGTTAAGCGGTGCTGCTTATTTACCATTTTGTTTGTGGTCGTTAGAAAAATTACACAGTGAGCGATCATTAAAATGGCTATTACTATCGTCGTTATTTTTTTACCTGCTATTATCCTCCTCTCATCCAGGTATCAGCATTGGCGCTATTTACTTTTTTGCAGCTTACATTATTTCAAAACTTCTTACCGACTTCAAGCAACATGGGCTCAAGGAATTATTAAAATCAGTAAAACTTAATTTGTTGTTTGCCGGCTGCCTGTTATTACTTTCTGCAGGTTTAATTATTGGTTACGCCGATATTATTCCCTATTTCGACCGAAACCAGGCTGTTGATTTATCTTTAAGTTTAAATCAAAATACAGATCTTAAAAGCTGGATCAGCGGATTGCTTCCATTTGCTACAACCGGTGACGATATTTTTTTTCGTAGCGACCCTGCATTCAGAAACATTTATTTTGGCCTGATTTTATTCGTACTTTTTATAGCATCACTCTTCAATAAAAAATCAAAAAAACAGGTTTTCTTTCTTGTTGCCGGCAGTTTCTTTTTATTGCTGTCTCTTGGCGGCTTGATTAAATTATTTACTTCGAAGTTTATACCCTTGCTTGGCCATGTGAGAGTAAATGCTGAGTTCAGAATATTCGCTATACTTTGTTTTACTTCTGCTGCGGTAATATTTTTTAATAGTCTTCTTGAAGAGAAAGACTATTATCAAAAAAAACTAAAAACAGTTATCGTTTCGGTAATTGCTGTTCTTTCTTTTCTTTTCTTATATGGCTTTATCAATTTGCTTATGGGTAAAGAAAGCGCTTTACAATATATTTCAACAGCACAAGGCATTTTTTTTAACCGTGATGTAATTAAAGAGATGCTTGATGCGGTGAGTATTTATGATGCGTTACTTATCCAGAGCATAATACAAATCACGCTTCTTTTATTACTATTAAATGCACTCAGAAAAAATCAAATGAAAAGGATTTTCCTGATTGCAGCAACGGATATTATTCTTGCCACGCTCTTAAATCTTCCATTTACAGGTGTTGGGAGAGTGTCTGTTTCAACAGTTTCTGCTATTTTAAAAAAATCTCCTCCCGGCATCCCCACTCCTTCTTTACAACCCGTTCGCTATAATGACACATTACCGTTAAATGAAGTAAGATTAATTGGTGTGTGGAGTTTTTACAGCAAACAACCGGGTTCAGCCAAAGCAGATCTCTACCCGGTAAAGCTCATTAACAATTACAGTTATTATCTGCAGGCTGCAAAAGACACAACGCTTCGCATTACCGATATGCCGTTTGTTTATATTTCAGATTCAATACAAGTAAAAAAACCGAAGAAGATAAAGGCTCTCACACAAGAAAATATTGTTTCGTACAAAACCGGGGAACTGCACCTGAAACTTATTGCTGATAGTGCCTGCTATATCGTTTTGCTTCAGAACTACTACCCACATTGGTATTACAAAATAAATGGGCAAACATATCCCGTTCTGCAAGCCGGCATTAATTTCATTGGCATACCGCTTGAAAAAGGAGAGAACGATGTACGCATTTTCTTTAACCCGATCCGCATAAAAACAGCATTACTTTTTTCAAGCATTGTTTTCATCTTATATATCCTTGTTCTTTTTATCCCACGCTTGAGAAAGGCTTCACTTTTAAAGCAACAGGAATGA